The Oreochromis aureus strain Israel breed Guangdong linkage group 16, ZZ_aureus, whole genome shotgun sequence genome includes the window GCTATTGTATGTTCTGTCAGGTGCGGAGATCTCTGATCAACCGTGGCTCACGCCTCCGGGACTCAGTAAAGAGCGAAGGCGACTCGGCGTCACTCATCTCCTCAGCCACTGACGAGGACTGCGCCTCAGTAACCCTGGACCCTCTAGAGCACGAGTGGATGCTGTGCGCCTCAGACGGCCTGTGGGACAGCCTTCAGCCCCTGCTTGCTGTCGAACCCAGCCTGGTGACCAAGAGAGACTTTGTGACTGGTTTTACCTGCCTCCACTGGGCAGCTAAGCAGGGCAAAGCTGAGCTGCTGTCTCAGCTGCTCACCTTTGCCAAAGAGAACACTATAcctgtgaatgtgaatgtgagatcAAGTGCTGGTTACACACCGCTGCACCTGGCCGCCATGCATGGACACACCCAGGTGGGTTGCAGGGAGTAGTATCATGTGTTACACCTGCTCAGTGAAGCAGTACGTAATTACCTACACTTTATCTGCCCAGGCTAGAAACATTAGCTCAAAACAAGTTAACTGAACTATGGTTGTAGACAAAAGTTTAAACACACTCATCATGGGTGgtattttgggttttttaagGATTTctttgaatctttttttttccaggatggAATGATTCTACAGCATATATTGTTAATGACAAAAGCACAAGTTTGGGCTTATTTTAGATATTCTGTAATCCACATAGTGCCAAAAGTGTAGGCGTCAAACATGCACTAATATTTGGTTCAATATTCCTTAGCAAGTTgcacctgaatcaaatgttttagtagccatcaacaagtttctggctggatatttgaccactcCTGTGCAGAGTTGATTCATTTAGGCCTATTACAGGTCAGGGCTTTGGGAAAAACATAccagaagcttaatgttagGCTGCTTTATTCCTTCTAGTTTTTATATGGGTTTGGGATTATTGCCCTGTTGCAACATCCAGTTGTGCACAAGTTTCAAATGTCtagttgttgattttttttttttaataataataattattattattttgccaTTTTGGCCTTTATTGGATAGAGACAGTGTAGACAGACAGGAAAgtggggagagagagggaaaaaaatgagcaAAGGGCCATGGGTCAGACTCGAACCCAGGCTGCTACATGGTCGCCTTCTAATATCCAGAAAACGAGACATCTCATGTTTGCATGTGATGTGTGCGTTGACAGGTGGTTCGTGTCCTGCTGTCAGACTGGGATGCAGACCCTGAAGCTCGAGATTACAGTGGGAGGAGACCAATGCAGTACCTGTCCCCACCGCTGGCCGCTGATCTGCTGGAAGAAGGAGTGGTTACCTCACCGGGACCTGAGTCAGACAGTGAGAACAACAACAGTGGCAGCGGCGGAGGTCGGGGTTGGAGATTTGCCAAAGTCCTCCAAGGGAATCTGAACCCGCTCCGGTTGCTGAATTCACCAACAGAGGCATCAGAAGATGGAACGGGGAACGGGAAGAGTAAAGGGGGGATGCAGAGGAAGACGTCTTTGAGCCGACTGAATGCCCGGCTGCACCGAGGACGCCACAGAGCCCAGATCATCCACAGCGCCTCCTTCAgggacacaggagaggtgggaAGAGGAGAGGAGCTACAGAGCAGTCCTCTTCGAACGAGACCACTGTCCAACCTGTTTGGATAAATCGACACCACTCTAAGCCAGCGATACAGAGCTGTACACCATTCCCAGGTGGTTTTATTTGTAGCATAGGTACCTTTTATTATCTGACAGGTCAGATATTTTAGTGACAAAATATAACAGTGCAGAAACTAACACATTTTACAAAATTATGTTTTCTAAAATTctagtttatttttgttcctATTGCAGTTATTGTTTGTCACTGAGAGAAGGGTACAGTCACGTAACAGTTTATTTGCCTTGGCTAGACTGTGAATTCTCTCAAACTTgattttgttttgactttttttcgCCCTCTATTTAATTTGGACAACTAACATCACACTGGGTGTCCTAGTTTAAATATGTTACAGTACAGTTATGttcataaaaatgcaaatgcaacAAGTAGTATTGTAGAAAGTTCTCACTTTGAAGCACTTTGGTTTGTTTCCTCACCGTGT containing:
- the sowahca gene encoding ankyrin repeat domain-containing protein SOWAHC; the protein is MMMMASSCTVQAVQEFLSERGGRVQQMELIDHFLSLNEQSKEGVDREVLKSIVDSVGFVKVENGVKFVCLNSEGSGASVMRTDVDGHDGAECNGNIQETLDNNCVNGNHDKGDQTGVHFPLDNDKQTNGNEKPATPSQSKTSTGVPIPGGGGEVKLRDRRRRESAPVLGMPDLDQAQPGGSHNQQTRGARRVSKGSQRAMLTSCLSEDSALEGLDHIGDIQTPKGSRRNFIELMMSSSPQVRRSLINRGSRLRDSVKSEGDSASLISSATDEDCASVTLDPLEHEWMLCASDGLWDSLQPLLAVEPSLVTKRDFVTGFTCLHWAAKQGKAELLSQLLTFAKENTIPVNVNVRSSAGYTPLHLAAMHGHTQVVRVLLSDWDADPEARDYSGRRPMQYLSPPLAADLLEEGVVTSPGPESDSENNNSGSGGGRGWRFAKVLQGNLNPLRLLNSPTEASEDGTGNGKSKGGMQRKTSLSRLNARLHRGRHRAQIIHSASFRDTGEVGRGEELQSSPLRTRPLSNLFG